One genomic window of Providencia hangzhouensis includes the following:
- the fdxH gene encoding formate dehydrogenase subunit beta: MSMQSQDIIKRSATNSITPPPQARDDKLEVCKLIDVSSCIGCKACQVACSEWNDIRDEVGHCVGVYDNPTDLSAKSWTVMRFSETTEMGKLEWLIRKDGCMHCTDPGCLKSCPSAGAIIQYANGIVDFQSEHCIGCGYCIAGCPFNIPRLNPKDNRVYKCTLCVDRVSVGQEPACVKTCPTGAIRFGTKKEMLEYGAERVTKLQNRGYAQAGIYDPEGVGGTHVVYVLHHADKPELYHGLPKDPQIDTPINLWQGILKPLSVVGFIATFAGLIFHYVGIGPNKEVSDEEEKDDHE, encoded by the coding sequence ATGTCCATGCAATCTCAAGACATTATTAAACGTTCCGCGACCAATAGCATTACGCCTCCGCCACAAGCGCGTGATGATAAACTTGAAGTCTGTAAGCTCATTGATGTGTCATCTTGTATCGGCTGTAAAGCTTGTCAGGTGGCATGTTCTGAGTGGAATGATATCCGTGACGAAGTTGGCCACTGTGTTGGGGTTTATGATAACCCAACGGATTTAAGTGCAAAATCGTGGACGGTGATGCGTTTTAGCGAAACCACTGAAATGGGTAAGTTAGAATGGTTGATCCGTAAAGATGGCTGTATGCACTGTACCGACCCTGGATGCTTGAAATCTTGCCCATCAGCAGGAGCAATCATTCAGTACGCAAATGGTATTGTGGATTTCCAATCAGAGCACTGTATTGGTTGTGGTTATTGTATTGCAGGTTGCCCATTCAACATTCCTCGATTAAATCCGAAAGACAATCGAGTGTACAAGTGTACCTTGTGTGTTGATAGGGTGAGTGTAGGCCAAGAGCCAGCATGTGTGAAAACCTGTCCAACGGGTGCTATCCGTTTCGGTACGAAAAAAGAAATGTTGGAATACGGTGCAGAGCGCGTAACGAAATTGCAAAATCGGGGTTATGCGCAAGCGGGAATTTATGATCCTGAAGGCGTTGGTGGTACGCATGTTGTTTATGTACTTCACCATGCTGATAAACCTGAACTGTATCATGGCCTGCCTAAAGACCCACAAATTGATACGCCAATCAATCTGTGGCAGGGCATCTTGAAACCACTTTCTGTCGTTGGATTTATCGCGACCTTTGCAGGGTTGATTTTCCACTATGTGGGAATTGGTCCGAACAAAGAAGTGAGTGATGAAGAGGAGAAAGATGACCATGAGTAA
- the fdnG gene encoding formate dehydrogenase-N subunit alpha gives MNVSRRKFFKICAGGMAGTTVAALGFMPGMAIANVREYKLLRSKETRNTCTYCSVGCGLLIYSMGDGAMNAKSAIFHVEGDSDHPVNRGALCPKGAGLLDYIQSENRLRYPEYRAPGSDKWERISWDDAFTRIARLMKDDRDANFIEKNAEGTTVNRWLSTGMLCASAASNETGMLTQKFARSLGMLAVDNQARVUHGPTVASLAPTFGRGAMTNHWVDIKNADVVVVMGGNAAEAHPVGFRWAIEAKNNNDATLIVIDPRFTRTASVADHYVPIRSGTDITFLSGVLLYLIENQKINAEYVKNYTNASLIVRDDFDFNDGLFSGYDADKRSYDKTSWNYKFDENGHALRDDTLQDPRCVWNLLHKHVSRYTPDIVEQICGTPKADFLKVCEILATTSAADKAGTFLYALGWTQHTVGAQNIRTMAMIQLLLGNMGVAGGGVNALRGHSNIQGLTDLGLLSTSLPGYLTLPSEKHQNIDSYLTANTPKATLPNQVNFWSNYPKFFVSLMKSFYGDSAQAENQWGYDWLPKWDQAYDVMKYFDMMSKDQVTGYICQGFNPVASFPDKNKVVSCLSKLKYLIVVDPLVTETANFWQNHGEMNDVDTASIQTEVFRLPSTCFAEEDGSIANSGRWLQWHWQAADAPGEARNDGQILTGILYKIRELYEKEGGQGQDPLMQMKWNYKQQFHPESEEVAKENNGVALVDLYDADGNLQAKKGELLSSFALLRADGSTASSCWIYTGSWTEKGNQMANRDNSDPSGIGNTLGWAWAWPLNRRVIYNRASCDTQGKPWNKDRVLIEWNGKKWVGNDIPDFNASAPEVGTGPFIMQPEGLGRLFAIDKMAEGPFPEHYEPFETPLGTNPLHPNVVSNPAARIFDEDKKRLGDHKDFPYVGTTYRLTEHFHTWTKHARLNAIAQPEQFVEISETLAKAKGIALGDKVKVSSKRGFIKAVAVVTPRLQTLVVDGKPIETVGLPIHWGFEGATQKGFITNTLTPSVGDANSQTPEYKAFLVNIEKA, from the coding sequence ATGAACGTTAGTCGCAGAAAGTTTTTTAAAATCTGCGCTGGCGGGATGGCAGGTACAACTGTAGCTGCGTTAGGTTTTATGCCTGGAATGGCAATAGCTAATGTACGTGAATATAAATTACTTCGTTCTAAAGAGACGCGTAATACCTGTACTTACTGTTCTGTCGGTTGTGGATTACTAATATATAGCATGGGCGATGGCGCCATGAATGCTAAGTCCGCGATATTCCATGTCGAAGGTGACTCAGACCACCCGGTAAACCGTGGTGCTTTATGCCCTAAAGGGGCTGGCCTACTCGATTATATCCAAAGCGAAAATCGTTTACGTTATCCTGAATATAGAGCACCAGGCTCTGATAAATGGGAACGCATTAGTTGGGATGATGCTTTCACACGCATTGCACGCTTAATGAAAGATGACCGCGATGCAAATTTCATTGAAAAAAATGCGGAAGGAACAACAGTAAACCGTTGGTTATCAACAGGGATGCTTTGTGCATCAGCTGCCAGTAACGAAACGGGAATGTTGACGCAAAAATTCGCTAGATCGCTAGGAATGCTAGCAGTTGATAACCAAGCGCGTGTCTGACACGGACCAACGGTAGCAAGTCTTGCTCCAACATTTGGTCGCGGTGCGATGACCAACCACTGGGTTGATATCAAAAATGCCGATGTTGTCGTCGTAATGGGCGGTAATGCTGCGGAAGCACACCCTGTTGGGTTCCGCTGGGCAATTGAAGCGAAAAATAATAATGATGCCACACTGATTGTCATAGACCCGCGTTTTACGCGTACTGCATCAGTTGCTGACCATTATGTGCCAATTCGTTCAGGAACCGATATTACCTTTTTATCGGGCGTTTTGCTGTACCTGATTGAAAACCAAAAAATCAATGCTGAGTATGTTAAGAACTATACCAATGCGTCATTGATTGTTAGAGACGATTTTGACTTTAACGATGGCTTATTTAGTGGTTATGATGCTGATAAGCGTAGCTATGACAAAACCAGCTGGAACTATAAGTTTGATGAAAATGGTCACGCATTACGCGATGACACATTACAAGATCCGCGTTGTGTGTGGAATTTACTTCACAAACACGTATCACGCTATACGCCTGATATCGTTGAGCAAATTTGTGGAACGCCAAAAGCCGATTTCTTGAAAGTCTGTGAAATTTTAGCAACAACAAGTGCAGCAGATAAAGCTGGGACTTTCCTGTATGCATTAGGTTGGACACAACATACTGTTGGCGCACAAAATATTCGCACTATGGCGATGATCCAGTTACTGCTAGGTAACATGGGGGTTGCTGGCGGCGGAGTGAACGCGTTACGCGGGCACTCGAACATTCAAGGCTTAACCGATTTAGGGTTACTATCAACCAGTTTACCGGGTTACCTGACATTACCTTCTGAAAAACATCAGAACATTGATAGCTACCTGACTGCGAATACACCGAAAGCGACCTTGCCAAATCAGGTGAATTTCTGGAGTAATTATCCTAAATTCTTCGTGAGTTTGATGAAGTCTTTCTATGGGGATTCAGCACAAGCAGAAAACCAATGGGGTTATGATTGGTTGCCTAAATGGGACCAAGCTTATGATGTGATGAAGTATTTTGACATGATGAGCAAAGACCAAGTGACGGGCTATATCTGTCAAGGGTTTAACCCAGTGGCTTCATTCCCTGATAAGAATAAAGTGGTTAGCTGCCTCAGTAAATTGAAATACCTGATTGTCGTTGACCCATTAGTCACTGAAACAGCGAATTTCTGGCAAAATCATGGTGAGATGAATGACGTTGATACGGCTTCGATTCAAACCGAAGTGTTCCGTTTACCATCAACTTGTTTTGCAGAAGAAGATGGTTCGATAGCCAACTCAGGCCGTTGGTTACAATGGCACTGGCAAGCCGCAGATGCCCCAGGCGAAGCGCGTAACGATGGCCAAATCTTAACCGGTATTCTGTATAAGATCCGGGAATTGTATGAGAAAGAAGGTGGCCAAGGCCAAGATCCTCTGATGCAAATGAAATGGAATTATAAACAACAATTCCATCCTGAATCAGAAGAAGTGGCGAAAGAAAACAACGGTGTTGCACTGGTTGATCTCTATGATGCAGACGGTAACTTACAAGCGAAAAAAGGCGAGCTGCTCAGCTCATTTGCCTTATTACGTGCGGATGGTTCAACGGCATCTTCTTGCTGGATTTACACTGGTAGCTGGACCGAGAAAGGCAACCAGATGGCTAATCGTGATAACAGCGACCCATCAGGTATCGGTAACACATTAGGTTGGGCATGGGCATGGCCTTTGAACCGCCGTGTGATTTATAACCGTGCTTCTTGTGACACCCAAGGTAAACCGTGGAATAAAGACCGCGTGCTTATCGAGTGGAATGGTAAAAAATGGGTCGGTAATGATATCCCTGACTTCAATGCTTCTGCACCTGAAGTGGGAACAGGGCCATTCATCATGCAACCAGAAGGTTTAGGTCGTTTATTTGCTATCGATAAGATGGCAGAAGGGCCATTCCCTGAGCATTATGAGCCATTTGAAACACCACTTGGCACTAACCCGTTGCACCCGAATGTGGTTTCTAACCCAGCGGCGCGAATTTTTGATGAAGACAAAAAACGTCTTGGCGACCACAAAGATTTCCCTTATGTAGGTACCACATACCGTCTAACAGAGCATTTTCATACATGGACCAAGCATGCTCGCTTGAACGCGATTGCTCAGCCAGAGCAATTTGTTGAAATCAGCGAAACACTAGCGAAAGCCAAAGGAATTGCGTTAGGCGATAAGGTCAAAGTCAGCAGTAAACGTGGTTTTATCAAGGCAGTTGCGGTTGTCACTCCTCGATTACAAACGCTGGTGGTGGATGGCAAACCAATTGAAACTGTTGGACTACCGATTCACTGGGGCTTTGAAGGCGCGACTCAAAAAGGGTTTATCACCAATACGTTAACGCCGTCTGTCGGCGATGCTAACTCTCAGACACCTGAGTATAAGGCATTCTTAGTTAACATTGAGAAGGCGTAA